GGGCGCCGGCCAGCTATGGCGGGCTGTTCGGCATCCGTCCGACCCACGGCCGGCTTTCGCTGAAGCGCGCTTGGCCGCTGGCCGAGAGCCTGGACACCGCCGGCTTCTTCGCGCGGGACGGCGAGGTCTTCGCCCGCGCCGCCAATGTGGTGCTTGGCAAGGACCGGCTCACGCTGCCGGAAACGCCCCGCCTCCTCCTCGCCGACGACCTCTTCGCCCAGGCCGTGCCGGAGGCCGAGCGCATCCTGCGCAATGTCGTCCAGCGGATCGTTCCGATCCTCGGCCAGCCCGAGACGGTGCGTGCGGTCAGCGACATGGACGCGCTTTACTGGGCCTTCCGCTGGATCCAGGGCCGCGAGGCCTGGGCTTCGGATGGCGCGATGATCGAGCGCCACGCCATGCCGCTCGGGCCCGGCGTCGCCGAGCGCTTCGCCTTCGGCAAGGCGGTCAGCGATGCCGAGGTCGCCCGCGGCGACAGCGTGCGCAAGGCGTTCCGCACCAAGCTCGCCAAGCTGCTCGGCAAGGACGGCGTGCTGATGCTGCCGACAGTGCCCGATGTCGCACCGTTGATCGGCGCCGGTGAGCCCGAGCTCGAGGATTTCCGCAACCGTGCCCTGCGTCTGCTCTGCCTTGCGGGCCTGTCCGGCTTCCCGCAGATTTCGATCCCCGTCGCTCATCGCGACGACGCCCCGCTGGGCCTGTCGGTGATCGGGCCGAAGGGCTCCGACAAATCGCTCGTCGCCTTCGCGGTGCGGTTCGAGCGGGCGGCACGAATCAGGTTGGCATGACGAGGAGGGTCCGATGAGCGGCCACGACCATCACCACCATCATCATGACCACGAGCACGACAACCATTTCACCCCGATCGAAGCACGGGTGAAGGCGCTGGAATCGCTGATGGTCGAGAAGGGCTATGTCGATCCCAGCGCGCTCGACGCGATCATCGACACCTACGAGACCAAAATCGGCCCGCGCAACGGCGCCCGTGTCGTCGCCAAGGCCTGGAGCGATCCGGCCTATGCTGCGCGCCTGAAGGCGGACGGCACGGCCGCCGTCGCCGAGCTCGGCTATGGCGGGCGCGGCGGCGAGCATATCGTCGCCTGCTTCAATACGCCCGAAGAGCACAACCTCATCGTCTGCACCCTGTGCTCCTGCTATCCGTGGCCGGTGCTCGGCCTGCCGCCGGTCTGGTACAAATCACCGCCCTATCGCGCCAAGGCGGTGATCGACCCACGTGGCACGCTCGCCGATTTCGGCGTGACGCTGCCCGAAGGCCAGCGCATCCGCGTCTGGGATTCGACCGCCGAGACACGCTTCATCGTCATCCCGATGCGGCCCGAAGGCACCGAAGGCTGGAGCGAGGACGAGCTGGCGTCGATCGTCAGCCGCGATTCGATGATCGGTGTCGGCCTCCCCTCACCCGAGGACAGGCCATGAACAGCGCCCACGATCTCGGCGGCCAGATGGGC
This genomic interval from Bosea sp. 29B contains the following:
- the nthA gene encoding nitrile hydratase subunit alpha, which produces MSGHDHHHHHHDHEHDNHFTPIEARVKALESLMVEKGYVDPSALDAIIDTYETKIGPRNGARVVAKAWSDPAYAARLKADGTAAVAELGYGGRGGEHIVACFNTPEEHNLIVCTLCSCYPWPVLGLPPVWYKSPPYRAKAVIDPRGTLADFGVTLPEGQRIRVWDSTAETRFIVIPMRPEGTEGWSEDELASIVSRDSMIGVGLPSPEDRP
- a CDS encoding amidase, which codes for MIENDPFRCFVPYPQAPVKHASSGPLAGLTLAVKDLFDVKGYPTGAGSPTVLALSGIKTKTAPIVKAFLEAGARFVGKTHTDELAFSLNGKNAHFGSPVNPAAPDRITGGSSSGSMAAVAGRLADIGLGSDTGGSVRAPASYGGLFGIRPTHGRLSLKRAWPLAESLDTAGFFARDGEVFARAANVVLGKDRLTLPETPRLLLADDLFAQAVPEAERILRNVVQRIVPILGQPETVRAVSDMDALYWAFRWIQGREAWASDGAMIERHAMPLGPGVAERFAFGKAVSDAEVARGDSVRKAFRTKLAKLLGKDGVLMLPTVPDVAPLIGAGEPELEDFRNRALRLLCLAGLSGFPQISIPVAHRDDAPLGLSVIGPKGSDKSLVAFAVRFERAARIRLA